The sequence below is a genomic window from Streptococcus pantholopis.
TCCACAGACTGTCTGGCAATAATGGTCAGACTGGCCATGTCTGTTTCAATAGGGTAACCGGTTCGGCGGTCAAAAATATGATGATAATCATTTTCACCAATTTTCAAATGCCGTTCATAAATCCCTGAAGTGACAACAGACTTATTTTTGATCGTTACAATTCCAAGATTGCTGCCGCGAGGCTGTTTGGGATTTTGGATGCCGATGTGCCAAGAACCATCGGAACGCCTGCTGTTTTGGCCGTGAACCAGTACATTGCCGCCGAGGTTAATAAGAGCTGAGACGATACCATCTTCAGCCAGATAGGTGATTATTTTATCTGCTATATAACCTTTGGCTAATGCACCTAAATCTATTTTCATTCCTTTTTCGGTTAAAAAAACGCTTTGCTTTTCTCTGTTAAGCAAAATTTTCTTAGGGGACGTTAAAGGCAGACAGGCTTGAATCTCTGCTGCTGAGGGTTTTCGGGCATCAGAAAAACCGATATGCCATAAGTCAACAAGCGGGCCTAAAGCAATATTTAGATTAGACGGGTTTGCTGTACTATGCTTTTTGCCCAGAGCAATCAGTTCAAAAAGTTCAGGATGCACAATCAATGGTTTGATTCCGGCATTTCGGTTCACAGCCATTAATTCTGAACGCTCGTCATTGGCACTAAAACGCTGATTATAGATGTCCAGCAGCTGACAGACTTTTATAATTTGTTCTCGAGCTCTAGGAGAGTCAATCTGGATATCGATCTGTGTCCCCATCATTTTTAAACTATGACTGACTTGCATTATCCCTCCCAACCAAGATACAAAGCCCGTTAAAAACGCAAAAGGAAAATAGGGGACTGACTGACGAATCGTCAGATTCTAAGTCAGAACATCTTTTTCCCGCAGCGTTTAGGGCGTGTTCAGTTCAATAAGATACAAAGCCCGTAAAAAGAGCAAAGCAAAAATGACGGTAAGCCAGAAATCTTTGATTTCGTAGGCGCCCCCCTGCCAGAACGACTAGAAAGGCGTAACAAAACTTAAAGTCATCTCACATCTACGCCAGTCGCTTAGCAGCACTTTGTTCTCTTTTTCAAAGCTTTAACCTGCCTTGCGGAGGTGGAACGGCGAACCCCATAATTAGGGTTACATCCCACTTCCAAACATCTCAATCTTTGGCATGAATCTATTAAGATGCTTTTATTTCCTTTTTATTTCTCCGTGCGGATAATAGCTACCTTCCGGAAGATCATTGATAAAGACATGAATAGCCTCTTTGGGCGCTTTGGCAACACGGGCAACAACTTCAGTGACTTCACGAGCAAGTTCAATTTTCTGAGCCTCAGTTCGGCCTTCAAACAAATCGATTTTTACAAACGGCATAAATAGACCTCCAATTAAGATACAAAGCCCGTAAAAAGAGCAAAGCAAAAATGACGGTAAGTCCGAAATCTATGATTTCGCAGACGCCCCTCTGCCAGAACGACTAGAAAGGTGCGGTCGACTGTTAAGGCGACAAAGCTTTCAGACGTTTACGGCTGACGGTAAGTCCGAAATCTATGATTTCGCAGACGCATCCCTGTCAGGACGATAAAGTTTTTTGGGGTTCAGGCTGGCATCATCCACTGGATGATGCCGCTCTACAGCTCTTAGGGCGTGTTTAGTTTAACTCACTTTAATTAAAACGACACAACAGTTTTTGATTGACTGTTTTCTTCTTGTTTTCTACTTTATTATAGCACAAAAACGCTGGGACTGTCTTTAGAGCGTTAGGTCAGAGATAGGAAAACTGATAAATCTGATGCTAAATCCTCTCTTTTATGTTAAAATAAATAGGATATTAAATAGAAGGCAGGAAAAGTTAGGCTTGGCGCAGTTATATTATAAATACGGGACTATGAATTCGGGTAAAACGATTGAAATTTTAAAAGTTGCTCATAATTACGAGGAGCAGGGCAAACCTGTTGTTATTATGACATCAGCACTTGATACCCGAGATGGTTTCGGCTTTGTTTCCAGCCGTATCGGTATGCGAAGAAAAGCTATGCCTATTACTGCGGATACAGATATTTTTGCTTATATAGCCAATCTTGCCCAGCCTCCTTACTGTGTTCTGATTGATGAATGCCAGTTTTTAAGCAAAAACAATGTCTATGATCTGGCCCGCGTAGTAGATGAGCTGGATATACCTGTTATGGCTTTCGGTTTGAAAAATGATTTTCAGAACGAATTATTTGAAGGATCCAAATATTTGCTCCTTCTGGCTGATAAAATTGAGGAAATCAAGACAATCTGTCAGTTCTGCTCGAAAAAAGCCACTATGGTTCTGAGGATTGAAAACGGCCGGCCGGTCTATGACGGAGAACAGATTCAGATAGGCGGGAGTGAAAGTTATATACCTGTCTGCCGCAAGCACTATTTTCATCCGGAAATTGCGGCTGACATTAAAGAGTGAGCGGGCAGATCTTGCTGTAAAGCATCTTTTTATAAAATTATTAGGCTAAATAAAGTGAGGATAAATAAGAATGACCATTTATGAACAGTTGCAGGCTGTTGAAGATCGTTATGAGGAATTAGGCGAGCTGCTCAGCGATCCTGATGTGGTTGCCGATACTAAGCGTTTCATGGCTCTGTCCCGGGAAGAAGCGGACAGCAGAGATACTGTAGCGGTCTACCGTGATTATAAGCGAACTTTAAAGGATATCGCTGATGCTCAGGAAATGATAAAAGAAGCGGCCGGGGATCCTGATTTGCTGGATATGGCCAAGGAAGAACTGACCGAAGCTAAAGCAGCAAAAGAAGATTATGAGGAAAAGCTGAAATTTTTGCTTTTGCCTAAAGATCCAAATGATAATAAAAATATCATTCTTGAAATTCGGGGAGCCGCCGGCGGTGATGAAGCAGCTCTTTTTGCCGGCGACTTACTTAATATGTACCAGAAATACGCCGAGAGCCAAGGCTGGAAATTTGAAGTAATGGAACTGTCAGTCAATGGTGTAGGCGGAATTAAGGAAGTTATTGCGATGATTTCCGGCCAAGCAGTTTATTCCAAATTGAAATATGAATCAGGGGCTCACCGTGTTCAAAGGGTACCGGTAACAGAAAGCCAAGGGCGTGTTCACACCTCAACAGCTACTGTACTGGTCATGCCTGAAGTAGAAGAAGTCGAGTATGACATCGATCCTAAAGATCTTCGCATTGATATCTAC
It includes:
- the prfA gene encoding peptide chain release factor 1; the encoded protein is MTIYEQLQAVEDRYEELGELLSDPDVVADTKRFMALSREEADSRDTVAVYRDYKRTLKDIADAQEMIKEAAGDPDLLDMAKEELTEAKAAKEDYEEKLKFLLLPKDPNDNKNIILEIRGAAGGDEAALFAGDLLNMYQKYAESQGWKFEVMELSVNGVGGIKEVIAMISGQAVYSKLKYESGAHRVQRVPVTESQGRVHTSTATVLVMPEVEEVEYDIDPKDLRIDIYHASGAGGQNVNKVATAVRIVHLPTNIKVEMQEERTQQKNRDKAMKIIRARVADHFAQIAQNEQDAERKSTIGTGDRSERIRTYNFPQNRVTDHRIGLTLQKLDSILSGKLDEVIDALVLFDQTQKLEAVQQK
- a CDS encoding 4-oxalocrotonate tautomerase, with amino-acid sequence MPFVKIDLFEGRTEAQKIELAREVTEVVARVAKAPKEAIHVFINDLPEGSYYPHGEIKRK
- a CDS encoding FAD:protein FMN transferase — translated: MQVSHSLKMMGTQIDIQIDSPRAREQIIKVCQLLDIYNQRFSANDERSELMAVNRNAGIKPLIVHPELFELIALGKKHSTANPSNLNIALGPLVDLWHIGFSDARKPSAAEIQACLPLTSPKKILLNREKQSVFLTEKGMKIDLGALAKGYIADKIITYLAEDGIVSALINLGGNVLVHGQNSRRSDGSWHIGIQNPKQPRGSNLGIVTIKNKSVVTSGIYERHLKIGENDYHHIFDRRTGYPIETDMASLTIIARQSVDCEIWTTRLFGLPLIEVLQTINETSHIEGLAVTKDNRIFLSSGLKNRFQPLYR
- a CDS encoding thymidine kinase encodes the protein MAQLYYKYGTMNSGKTIEILKVAHNYEEQGKPVVIMTSALDTRDGFGFVSSRIGMRRKAMPITADTDIFAYIANLAQPPYCVLIDECQFLSKNNVYDLARVVDELDIPVMAFGLKNDFQNELFEGSKYLLLLADKIEEIKTICQFCSKKATMVLRIENGRPVYDGEQIQIGGSESYIPVCRKHYFHPEIAADIKE